One stretch of Leptospira mtsangambouensis DNA includes these proteins:
- the purD gene encoding phosphoribosylamine--glycine ligase: MEHKFKVLLIGSGGREHALADAISKSKSLESLKVFPGNGGFSKEILLDPKDISITDKSKFFDYIKSSGTNLVVVGPEDPLVNGLSDWCAEIGIPCFGPSAYCAQVEGSKHFAKEMMKRAKVPTASFAVFTDHESAWSYAQKEILPLVVKADGLAAGKGVTVAFEMKEVKQALDEIFLESKFGESGNKVVLESFLEGEEASLFVITDGERYMCLPAAQDHKRAYDGDIGPNTGGMGAYAPAPIVTDSVLTKVKELVIEPMLADFRSAGHPYKGLLYVGLMITKEGNPNVVEFNCRFGDPETQCVLRLLDEDILPIFYASAMGNLPERNLKLKEGSSAIVVLAAKGYPDAPQKGMPLEIPPNEGNVVVYHAGTKSQENQILANGGRILGITSFGNSLKDAINDCYAFLGKIKAPDTFYRKDIGRRAL, encoded by the coding sequence TTGGAACATAAATTTAAAGTTTTACTCATTGGGAGTGGCGGAAGAGAACATGCGTTAGCGGATGCCATCTCTAAATCAAAATCTTTGGAATCGCTTAAAGTGTTTCCAGGGAACGGTGGTTTTTCAAAAGAAATCTTATTGGATCCAAAGGACATATCCATCACGGATAAATCCAAATTTTTTGATTATATAAAATCTTCGGGAACAAATCTTGTTGTGGTTGGCCCAGAAGATCCTCTTGTGAACGGACTTTCTGATTGGTGTGCTGAAATAGGTATCCCTTGTTTTGGACCTTCTGCTTATTGTGCGCAAGTGGAAGGAAGTAAACATTTTGCCAAAGAAATGATGAAACGGGCCAAAGTTCCTACGGCTTCTTTTGCTGTGTTTACAGATCATGAGTCTGCTTGGAGTTATGCCCAAAAAGAAATTTTACCTTTGGTTGTCAAAGCGGATGGCCTTGCAGCTGGAAAGGGTGTCACTGTTGCTTTCGAAATGAAGGAAGTGAAACAGGCGTTAGATGAAATCTTTTTAGAATCAAAGTTTGGGGAAAGTGGTAATAAAGTAGTTTTGGAATCCTTTTTAGAAGGAGAAGAAGCATCTCTTTTTGTCATTACCGATGGGGAAAGGTATATGTGCCTTCCTGCGGCCCAAGACCACAAACGAGCTTATGATGGCGACATTGGTCCAAACACAGGTGGGATGGGTGCTTATGCCCCGGCACCGATTGTCACAGATTCTGTTCTTACAAAAGTAAAGGAACTCGTCATCGAACCGATGTTAGCTGATTTTAGATCGGCAGGCCATCCTTATAAAGGACTTCTTTATGTTGGTCTTATGATTACCAAAGAAGGAAATCCCAATGTAGTGGAATTTAACTGTCGTTTTGGAGATCCAGAAACTCAGTGTGTACTTCGTTTGTTGGATGAAGATATTTTACCTATTTTTTATGCCTCTGCCATGGGCAACCTCCCGGAGAGAAATCTAAAACTAAAAGAGGGATCCTCTGCCATTGTGGTGCTTGCAGCGAAAGGATATCCGGACGCCCCACAGAAAGGAATGCCTTTAGAGATTCCGCCAAACGAGGGGAATGTGGTGGTTTACCATGCAGGAACGAAAAGCCAAGAAAACCAAATTTTGGCAAATGGTGGACGAATTCTCGGAATCACTTCTTTTGGAAATTCTCTAAAAGATGCAATTAATGATTGTTATGCGTTTCTAGGAAAAATCAAAGCTCCAGATACATTTTATAGAAAAGACATAGGAAGGCGTGCTCTCTAA
- a CDS encoding flavin-containing monooxygenase, whose translation MPLPKVCVIGAGSSGITVIKSLKENGIPFDCYEKGSDVGGNWRYKNDNGLSNIYKSLHINTHRDRMEYRDYPMPTNYADYPNHEPIQKYFLSYVDHFGLRKHIQFKNGVKKAERTEDGIWKITPEKGPVKYYDVLVVANGHHWSERWPDPAFPGKFSGQIMHSHSYVDPKTPVKCEGKNVVVLGMGNSAMDISVELSRPGVAKKVFLSARRGAYVIPNYLFGKPLDKLTEYTPHWVPFFIQQTLAHLLIRFGVGKMEDFGLPKPDHKFGSAHPTISQDLLVRLGRGDIKPKPVITELKGKKIAFADGTEEEADVLIYCTGYNIKFPFFDEDFISAPNNYLPLFYKMIKPGINDLFFVGLMQPLGAIMPLAECQGKWISQYLTGNYVLPSKEDMEKAIEHDQVKMQKRYVSSTRHTIQVDYDSFLYEMKEEMATGKKRSAKLGNHLPIEARAEFLSEGRHDSSKSSRTSKKKLVRSR comes from the coding sequence ATGCCACTTCCTAAAGTTTGTGTGATCGGGGCCGGTTCCTCCGGTATAACAGTCATTAAATCTCTAAAGGAAAATGGAATTCCTTTTGATTGTTACGAAAAAGGAAGTGATGTGGGAGGTAACTGGCGTTACAAAAACGACAATGGCCTCAGCAATATTTACAAATCCCTTCATATCAATACTCACAGGGATCGAATGGAATACCGTGACTACCCGATGCCCACAAATTATGCGGATTATCCAAACCATGAGCCCATTCAAAAATACTTTTTATCCTATGTGGATCACTTTGGACTTCGCAAACACATCCAATTTAAAAACGGAGTCAAAAAAGCAGAACGCACCGAAGATGGAATTTGGAAAATCACTCCCGAAAAAGGTCCAGTCAAATACTATGACGTGTTAGTTGTTGCTAATGGACACCATTGGAGTGAACGTTGGCCCGACCCCGCCTTTCCTGGAAAATTTTCGGGCCAAATCATGCATTCCCATTCCTATGTAGATCCAAAAACGCCCGTTAAATGTGAAGGAAAAAACGTAGTCGTTCTTGGTATGGGAAATAGTGCGATGGATATCTCCGTGGAACTTTCTAGGCCTGGTGTTGCAAAAAAAGTATTTTTATCAGCAAGACGTGGTGCCTACGTCATTCCCAACTATCTATTTGGAAAACCATTAGATAAATTAACAGAATACACTCCGCATTGGGTTCCTTTTTTTATCCAACAAACACTCGCTCACCTTCTCATTCGTTTTGGTGTCGGAAAGATGGAAGACTTTGGTTTACCAAAACCAGATCATAAGTTTGGTTCAGCACACCCCACCATCTCTCAAGATTTACTTGTTAGGCTAGGACGAGGGGATATCAAACCAAAACCTGTCATTACAGAACTCAAAGGGAAAAAAATTGCTTTTGCAGATGGAACAGAAGAAGAAGCGGATGTTCTCATTTACTGTACAGGTTACAATATCAAGTTTCCATTCTTTGATGAGGATTTTATTTCCGCTCCCAATAATTACCTCCCTCTTTTTTACAAAATGATCAAACCAGGAATCAATGATTTGTTTTTTGTGGGGCTTATGCAACCGTTAGGTGCCATTATGCCACTCGCAGAATGCCAAGGAAAATGGATCTCTCAATATCTTACTGGAAATTATGTATTACCTTCTAAAGAGGATATGGAAAAAGCCATCGAACATGACCAAGTCAAAATGCAAAAAAGGTATGTGAGTAGTACACGCCACACCATCCAAGTGGATTACGATTCTTTTCTATATGAGATGAAAGAAGAGATGGCAACAGGTAAAAAAAGATCGGCAAAACTCGGAAACCATTTGCCAATCGAAGCACGAGCGGAATTCCTTTCGGAAGGACGTCATGATTCTTCTAAATCTTCGAGAACTTCTAAAAAGAAATTGGTTCGTAGCAGATAA
- a CDS encoding thioredoxin family protein, producing the protein MERKFQILLSLLIFGSSLSDLFYCSKQSDIIFSQYEESLALAKNSNRKLIVLFGADWCPDCRALDGIFGEPEPKAVLKENFVLFKVDVGRFDKNLSLNEKLGNPIQNGIPALVIISPEGNILTSTKGGEFSNASKMTKEQVLEFLYHL; encoded by the coding sequence ATGGAACGTAAGTTTCAAATTCTTCTCTCTCTTCTAATTTTTGGATCCTCTCTCTCCGATCTTTTTTATTGTTCCAAACAAAGTGACATAATATTTTCCCAGTATGAAGAAAGTTTGGCTTTGGCAAAAAACTCCAACCGTAAGCTCATCGTACTTTTCGGAGCCGATTGGTGTCCCGACTGTAGAGCATTAGATGGGATTTTTGGGGAACCAGAACCAAAGGCTGTCCTCAAAGAAAATTTTGTCCTCTTCAAAGTAGATGTCGGCCGCTTCGACAAAAATTTAAGTCTAAATGAAAAACTAGGAAACCCCATTCAAAATGGAATCCCTGCTCTTGTCATCATAAGCCCAGAAGGAAACATTCTCACCTCAACAAAAGGTGGTGAATTCTCTAACGCAAGTAAGATGACAAAAGAACAAGTTTTAGAATTTTTATATCATCTTTAG
- a CDS encoding valine--tRNA ligase: MKSQLPDRYDPESVEPKWIKTWEEKKTFAPDTSRKETFSIVIPPPNVTGNLHIGHALNHTIQDIIIRIERKKGKNVVWVPGMDHAGIATQVVVERELGKEGKSRTDFTREGFIEKVWEWKAHSGGMIAKQQRLLGESVDWSRERFTFDEGLSKAVIKVFRSLYDEGLIYRGERIINWCPVTKTAISDIEVEYKEKQGKLYHIKYPKAEFQSKDPKTLNKGEYIVVATTRPETMFGDVAVCAHPDDARYTDLKGKFVFLPIAGKEIPVLFDSFVDKEFGSGLVKITPAHDINDYEAGLRLKLTPLNIMNLDGTLNEHTGKYNGLDRFEARKRVVEELETNGYIEKIETHIHSVGHNQRGGAVIEPLLSTQWFVKIESLAKPAIEVVKSGKVQFQPKMWEKTYFEWMENIRDWCISRQLWWGHRIPAYYAPNGEMVVAESIEEAVSLFSKKGVNVTKETIKQDEDVLDTWFSSGLWPFTVFGWPENSEELKQYYPTSVLVTGFDIIFFWVARMIMNGLKFMGDVPFQKVLIHGLVRDKDGKKFSKSLGNVVDPLDMMTKYGTDSFRFFLAAVLPEGKDILFDESRLDGYRSFCNKIWNSSRFIFMNLPEEFTTKEPDINSLEDTDLWVLNEFDRMLSKYEKAYSGYLFFEMANAVYDFVWGSFCDWYLELTKARVYGNVTPESQEKARFVLVSVLKKSLGLLHPFMPFITEEIHSLLDPTELAKTEFPKPYGVSDSAPAVVRMELVREIITKIRNMRAELGVKPEKKCKVIIKCSHKELKEMMEREIKSILQLSKAESLEFLDSYEAKNTDSVGAFSIGEIFLPLEGIFDFEKEKQRLEKEKKQIQLEMEKLENKINNPSFLEKAKPDVVEKEREKYNTWKEKLDSTVRALEKIGT; the protein is encoded by the coding sequence ATGAAATCACAGCTACCTGACCGTTACGATCCCGAATCTGTAGAGCCCAAATGGATAAAAACCTGGGAAGAAAAAAAAACCTTCGCGCCTGACACTTCTCGCAAAGAAACATTTTCGATCGTCATCCCTCCACCAAACGTTACAGGGAATTTACACATTGGTCATGCACTCAATCATACCATCCAAGACATCATCATTCGTATCGAACGTAAAAAAGGTAAAAATGTAGTTTGGGTTCCCGGAATGGACCACGCTGGCATTGCCACACAAGTGGTTGTGGAACGTGAGTTAGGAAAAGAAGGAAAGTCTAGAACCGATTTTACTCGCGAAGGATTTATCGAAAAAGTTTGGGAATGGAAGGCACACTCTGGTGGAATGATAGCCAAGCAACAACGGTTACTCGGTGAATCAGTCGATTGGTCGCGCGAACGGTTTACCTTTGATGAAGGACTTTCCAAAGCAGTCATTAAAGTATTTCGTAGTTTGTATGATGAAGGATTGATTTACCGTGGCGAACGAATCATCAACTGGTGTCCGGTTACAAAAACTGCTATCTCAGACATTGAAGTAGAGTATAAAGAAAAACAGGGCAAACTCTATCATATCAAATATCCAAAAGCAGAGTTTCAATCCAAAGATCCAAAAACTCTTAACAAGGGCGAATACATCGTTGTCGCAACCACAAGACCCGAAACCATGTTTGGTGACGTGGCTGTTTGTGCCCATCCAGATGACGCACGTTATACGGATTTAAAGGGTAAGTTTGTATTTTTACCAATTGCGGGAAAAGAGATTCCCGTTTTGTTCGATTCCTTTGTAGATAAAGAATTTGGATCGGGGCTTGTGAAGATCACTCCGGCCCATGACATCAATGACTATGAAGCGGGACTTCGTTTGAAACTCACTCCACTCAACATTATGAACTTGGATGGGACTTTAAACGAACATACAGGTAAATACAATGGACTCGACCGGTTCGAAGCTCGCAAACGAGTTGTGGAAGAACTCGAAACGAATGGTTATATTGAAAAAATAGAAACTCATATCCATAGTGTAGGTCACAACCAAAGAGGGGGAGCGGTCATCGAACCGTTGTTATCGACTCAGTGGTTTGTAAAAATTGAATCCCTTGCTAAACCTGCCATTGAAGTTGTGAAATCTGGAAAGGTTCAATTCCAACCAAAGATGTGGGAAAAAACATACTTTGAGTGGATGGAAAATATCCGTGATTGGTGTATTTCTCGCCAACTTTGGTGGGGTCATAGAATTCCTGCTTATTATGCACCAAATGGTGAGATGGTGGTTGCTGAATCCATCGAAGAAGCAGTATCTCTATTTTCTAAAAAAGGTGTGAATGTCACAAAAGAGACCATCAAACAAGATGAAGACGTTTTAGATACTTGGTTCTCTTCCGGACTTTGGCCTTTCACTGTATTTGGTTGGCCTGAAAATTCGGAAGAACTCAAACAATACTATCCTACCTCCGTTCTCGTGACGGGATTTGATATCATCTTCTTCTGGGTCGCTCGGATGATAATGAATGGTCTTAAATTTATGGGGGATGTTCCTTTCCAAAAGGTTCTCATCCATGGCCTTGTTCGTGATAAAGATGGTAAGAAGTTTAGTAAGTCCCTTGGAAACGTAGTAGATCCTTTGGATATGATGACTAAATACGGAACCGATTCGTTTCGATTTTTTCTCGCAGCCGTTTTGCCGGAAGGAAAGGACATTCTTTTCGACGAATCACGGTTAGACGGCTATAGGTCTTTCTGTAATAAAATTTGGAACTCAAGCCGGTTTATATTTATGAACCTACCGGAAGAGTTCACGACCAAAGAACCAGATATTAATTCTTTAGAAGATACTGACCTTTGGGTTTTGAATGAATTTGATCGGATGCTTAGTAAGTATGAAAAAGCCTATTCTGGTTATCTTTTTTTTGAAATGGCAAATGCTGTTTATGATTTTGTTTGGGGATCGTTCTGTGATTGGTATTTGGAATTAACCAAAGCTCGTGTGTATGGGAATGTAACCCCCGAATCACAAGAAAAAGCGCGGTTTGTGCTTGTGAGTGTTTTGAAAAAATCGCTCGGGCTTTTACATCCGTTTATGCCATTCATCACGGAAGAAATTCATTCCTTGCTTGATCCAACAGAACTTGCAAAAACAGAATTTCCAAAACCATATGGAGTTTCTGATTCCGCACCGGCTGTAGTTCGTATGGAACTTGTGCGAGAGATCATCACAAAGATTCGTAACATGCGCGCAGAACTCGGAGTCAAACCTGAGAAAAAATGTAAGGTCATCATCAAGTGTAGCCATAAAGAATTAAAAGAAATGATGGAAAGAGAAATCAAATCCATCCTCCAACTTTCCAAAGCAGAAAGTTTGGAATTTTTAGATTCTTATGAAGCAAAAAATACAGATTCCGTAGGTGCTTTTTCCATCGGAGAAATTTTTCTTCCTTTGGAAGGTATTTTTGATTTTGAAAAAGAAAAACAACGATTGGAAAAAGAGAAAAAACAAATCCAATTGGAAATGGAAAAGTTGGAAAACAAAATCAACAATCCATCTTTCTTAGAAAAAGCAAAACCGGATGTGGTCGAAAAAGAAAGAGAAAAGTATAATACTTGGAAAGAAAAACTAGATAGTACGGTAAGGGCTTTAGAAAAAATTGGAACATAA
- a CDS encoding M23 family metallopeptidase: protein MILLNLRELLKRNWFVADNHFFPFFFTICLALLGTGCASKGYSYQGNPLFGWMESSGEVRTTDPYPILKRYPSFQATDFEFPVGGKYAEGYYLAQKFGAENGKFGGRKHLGEDWNAITGGDSDYAAPVYAFGNGVVSEIADYGGGWGKVVRIVHYHNVGNGDFWFLETVYAHLHTIDVEPGQLVKKTEWIGTIGDANGNYPAHLHFELRSIIGGPLGGGYALKTEGFLPPTRWLMQYGPKEKSFSEESFQFLMEKGGTL from the coding sequence ATGATTCTTCTAAATCTTCGAGAACTTCTAAAAAGAAATTGGTTCGTAGCAGATAACCATTTTTTTCCTTTCTTTTTCACAATCTGTCTTGCGCTCCTCGGGACAGGTTGTGCCTCCAAAGGATATTCATACCAAGGAAACCCTCTCTTTGGATGGATGGAATCATCGGGGGAAGTTCGCACCACAGACCCGTATCCCATTCTAAAACGATATCCCTCTTTCCAAGCCACTGACTTTGAATTTCCTGTTGGTGGAAAATATGCGGAAGGATATTATTTGGCTCAAAAGTTTGGAGCCGAAAATGGAAAGTTTGGAGGGAGAAAACATTTAGGCGAAGATTGGAATGCAATCACCGGTGGTGATAGTGATTATGCAGCCCCAGTCTATGCGTTCGGGAATGGAGTGGTTTCTGAAATTGCCGATTATGGTGGTGGTTGGGGTAAAGTGGTTAGGATTGTTCATTACCATAATGTGGGGAATGGAGATTTTTGGTTTTTAGAAACAGTTTATGCCCACCTTCATACCATTGATGTAGAACCTGGACAATTGGTGAAAAAAACAGAATGGATTGGAACGATTGGAGATGCTAATGGAAACTATCCCGCGCATCTACATTTCGAACTTCGTTCAATCATCGGTGGACCGTTAGGTGGGGGTTATGCACTAAAAACAGAAGGTTTTTTGCCACCAACAAGGTGGCTCATGCAATATGGACCAAAGGAAAAATCTTTTTCAGAAGAAAGTTTTCAGTTTCTGATGGAAAAGGGTGGGACCCTTTAA
- a CDS encoding sodium:solute symporter family protein — translation MNQSSDFLLAGRKIPSWITGIAFISANISALELLGMSASGAEYGFLTFHFYYLGAIPGMIFLGIFMMPFYYSSKIRSVPEYLRYRFNRPAHLLNASITLLSLALGSGIYLYSLSLVFETMFGWNPHLSILFSAFIVLIYTYFGGLSSSIYTEVMQFFLTVLGLFPLVIIGLIRLGGWDGLMQKIPNSHKHMWLGLANGKNELGWDLLSVTVGLGFVLSFSYWTCGFTEVQRAMAAKDYRAARRTPLIGAVFKLFLPFLTVIPGLIALTEFSKEMNGEYNKSFLILLKNFYPAGMLGLGTTALLAAFMAGMSSSITAMNTIFTYDIYQTYIDQNKEDKDYLKIGKLCTMFAVFFAIFASYIAMQFENIMNYIQLLFSFFNAPLISIFLLGMFWKRASGWSAFYGMLFGTGSGLVHFILYSLEIIYYKSDMVSNFYGAIYSGLVCFLTMVIVSLIETEVPGKDLHGLIYSDRDKTNPFWDPRILAWGVGLIVFLAGFNIIFA, via the coding sequence ATGAACCAATCGAGTGATTTTCTCCTGGCGGGGCGAAAGATCCCCAGTTGGATCACGGGGATCGCTTTTATTTCTGCTAATATTTCCGCATTGGAATTACTCGGGATGAGTGCCAGTGGTGCGGAATATGGCTTTTTGACCTTCCATTTCTACTACTTAGGTGCCATTCCAGGGATGATTTTTCTTGGGATCTTTATGATGCCATTTTATTATTCTTCCAAAATACGAAGTGTACCTGAATACCTACGTTACAGGTTCAACCGACCTGCACATCTTTTAAACGCATCCATCACATTGTTATCGTTAGCTCTTGGTTCAGGGATTTATCTTTATTCTTTGTCTTTGGTCTTTGAAACAATGTTTGGTTGGAATCCTCATCTATCCATTTTATTTAGTGCCTTTATTGTTTTGATTTATACATACTTTGGTGGACTCAGTTCCTCTATTTATACAGAGGTGATGCAATTTTTTTTAACGGTTCTCGGTTTGTTTCCCCTTGTGATTATCGGATTGATTCGGTTAGGCGGTTGGGATGGACTTATGCAAAAAATTCCAAATTCACATAAACATATGTGGTTGGGGCTCGCCAATGGAAAAAATGAACTGGGTTGGGACTTGTTAAGTGTCACTGTTGGTTTAGGTTTTGTATTGTCTTTTTCATATTGGACTTGTGGGTTTACGGAAGTGCAAAGGGCAATGGCTGCAAAAGATTACAGAGCAGCAAGAAGAACTCCACTCATTGGTGCTGTGTTTAAATTGTTTTTGCCATTTTTAACAGTCATCCCTGGGTTAATTGCATTAACTGAATTTTCAAAAGAGATGAATGGAGAGTATAATAAAAGTTTTTTAATATTACTAAAAAACTTTTATCCAGCAGGAATGTTAGGTCTTGGTACCACTGCTTTACTTGCAGCATTTATGGCAGGTATGTCTAGCTCCATTACGGCAATGAATACTATTTTTACTTATGATATTTACCAAACATATATCGATCAAAACAAAGAAGATAAAGATTATTTAAAAATTGGAAAACTTTGTACAATGTTTGCAGTCTTTTTTGCAATTTTCGCATCGTATATTGCAATGCAATTTGAAAACATTATGAACTACATACAGCTGTTATTCTCCTTTTTTAATGCACCACTCATTTCTATATTTTTGTTAGGGATGTTTTGGAAACGAGCGTCTGGATGGAGTGCCTTTTATGGAATGTTATTCGGAACAGGAAGTGGATTGGTTCATTTTATACTATATTCACTAGAGATTATATATTACAAATCGGATATGGTTTCTAATTTTTATGGTGCTATCTATTCCGGATTGGTTTGTTTTCTAACTATGGTTATCGTAAGTTTGATTGAAACGGAAGTTCCAGGAAAGGATCTTCATGGGTTAATTTATTCGGATAGGGACAAAACAAATCCATTTTGGGATCCAAGAATTTTAGCTTGGGGCGTTGGACTGATTGTCTTTCTTGCCGGGTTTAATATCATTTTTGCATAA
- a CDS encoding ACP S-malonyltransferase has translation MTSAKLLTGTLQNSQKFFLQFGGQGSPYLKELVKLYAEPELKEFFETSFKTIAEIAARDGKSPLLNEGFDFKSWIENPDAAPSEDYLARAPISVPGIFMTQIANYVLVSKRGYPTAELIKATGAVSGHSQGVIASALVGLGKDGADFLKAYSDFLKFVFYLGFNGQKVYPNFVVPEEVVKENEANGDKNPAPMVAVIGYSKDELEERVKKTNDSLGLKGQDTVFISLYNTPDSMILSALPSSLLAFRKQWKAEMDEKKFKFVYLKTTAPFHCPFMETSLDKFNAEDASVVPFPYTGADLKVPVYSIYDGHNLQKDGNLRDILFKMVLIEPLYWDLAIAPIFNDSAINTIIDFGPSVVSQRLTGGHLKAKNIEKQSLCASNAKELKVILEA, from the coding sequence ATGACATCGGCCAAACTCCTTACGGGTACCCTCCAAAATTCACAAAAATTTTTCCTTCAATTTGGGGGACAGGGTTCACCTTATCTAAAAGAACTCGTAAAATTATACGCAGAACCAGAACTCAAAGAATTTTTCGAAACAAGTTTCAAAACCATTGCTGAAATTGCCGCTCGTGATGGCAAAAGTCCACTCCTCAATGAAGGATTTGATTTCAAATCTTGGATCGAAAATCCAGATGCTGCTCCTTCTGAAGATTATCTAGCTCGCGCACCGATTTCTGTTCCGGGAATCTTTATGACCCAAATTGCCAATTACGTTTTGGTTTCAAAACGTGGTTACCCAACAGCTGAACTCATCAAAGCAACTGGTGCTGTCAGCGGACATAGCCAAGGGGTCATTGCTTCTGCACTTGTTGGTCTTGGAAAAGATGGAGCCGATTTTTTAAAGGCATATTCTGACTTCTTAAAGTTTGTGTTTTATCTTGGATTCAACGGTCAAAAAGTTTATCCTAACTTTGTTGTTCCGGAAGAAGTTGTGAAAGAAAACGAAGCCAACGGAGATAAAAATCCAGCGCCTATGGTTGCAGTGATTGGTTATTCAAAAGATGAATTAGAAGAAAGAGTGAAAAAAACAAATGACTCTCTTGGACTCAAAGGACAAGACACAGTTTTCATTTCTCTTTACAACACTCCAGATTCTATGATTCTTTCTGCACTTCCTTCTTCACTTCTTGCATTCCGTAAACAATGGAAAGCAGAAATGGACGAAAAGAAATTTAAGTTTGTTTATTTGAAAACAACTGCACCTTTCCATTGCCCATTTATGGAAACATCACTTGATAAATTCAATGCAGAAGATGCATCTGTGGTTCCATTCCCATATACTGGCGCTGATTTAAAAGTTCCTGTATATAGTATCTATGATGGTCACAACTTACAAAAAGATGGAAACCTACGTGACATCCTTTTTAAGATGGTCCTCATTGAGCCACTTTACTGGGATTTGGCGATTGCTCCTATTTTTAATGACAGTGCCATTAACACAATCATTGACTTTGGGCCAAGTGTTGTAAGCCAAAGATTAACTGGTGGACACTTAAAGGCAAAAAACATCGAAAAACAATCATTATGTGCATCTAATGCAAAGGAATTAAAAGTAATTCTAGAAGCATAA
- the prfB gene encoding peptide chain release factor 2, which produces MDRSLKDLKKQTSEMIETFQSYWTAQNFQEDYDRLSSLIEKANDPKLWDSPDQAKTVTQKRNELQLKLDPWLDLKKELIDFPDLIELTSEEMGEAGLKSLNDDFDRMFETFENLQMLDALAGKDDGKAAFINIHPGAGGTESQDWADMLLRMYTRFCEQKGYRAELVDYQPGETAGIKNATLYIQGDHPFGYLKCESGVHRLVRISPFDSNKRRHTSFASVYVTPEVDDDIQVNIEEKDLRVDVYRSSGAGGQHVNTTDSAVRITHIPTGVVVSCQMERSQIKNRDTAMKMLRARLYEMEKQKAEEENAKKAGEKRDISWGSQIRSYVFHPYNLVKDHRTDFETGNVHAVMDGDLEDFIIAYLKYLTNQKANAKV; this is translated from the coding sequence ATGGATAGATCACTAAAAGACTTAAAAAAACAAACATCAGAAATGATTGAGACTTTCCAATCCTATTGGACTGCACAAAATTTCCAAGAAGACTACGACCGTTTATCTTCACTCATTGAAAAAGCAAACGATCCCAAATTATGGGACTCACCAGACCAAGCAAAAACAGTCACTCAAAAACGAAACGAGTTACAACTAAAGTTAGATCCTTGGTTGGATTTAAAAAAGGAACTGATTGATTTTCCTGATTTGATTGAACTTACATCCGAAGAAATGGGTGAGGCGGGATTAAAATCATTAAACGATGACTTTGATCGAATGTTTGAAACATTTGAAAACTTGCAAATGTTAGATGCCCTTGCTGGTAAAGATGATGGTAAAGCTGCTTTTATCAATATCCATCCTGGTGCTGGTGGAACGGAATCTCAAGACTGGGCTGATATGTTACTGCGAATGTACACAAGGTTTTGTGAACAAAAAGGGTATCGTGCGGAACTTGTAGACTACCAACCGGGTGAAACTGCGGGAATCAAAAACGCTACGCTTTACATCCAAGGGGATCATCCCTTTGGTTATCTAAAATGTGAATCCGGAGTCCATAGACTTGTTCGGATCTCTCCTTTTGATTCTAATAAAAGAAGACATACTTCTTTTGCTTCTGTCTATGTAACGCCGGAAGTGGATGACGACATCCAAGTAAACATCGAAGAAAAAGACCTACGTGTGGATGTGTATCGTTCTTCTGGTGCTGGGGGACAGCACGTCAACACAACAGACTCTGCTGTGCGAATCACACATATTCCTACTGGTGTTGTGGTCTCTTGCCAAATGGAAAGATCACAAATCAAAAACCGTGATACAGCGATGAAGATGCTTCGTGCTCGTTTGTATGAAATGGAAAAACAAAAAGCTGAAGAAGAAAACGCTAAAAAAGCGGGTGAAAAACGTGATATCTCTTGGGGTTCGCAAATTCGAAGTTATGTGTTCCATCCATACAATTTGGTAAAAGACCATAGAACCGATTTTGAAACTGGGAACGTCCACGCAGTGATGGACGGAGACTTGGAAGATTTTATCATTGCTTACTTAAAATACCTGACAAACCAAAAGGCAAACGCAAAAGTATAA